The Verrucomicrobiota bacterium genome has a segment encoding these proteins:
- a CDS encoding RNA polymerase sigma factor, protein MESDTVTDQQLVMRARDGELAAFDELVIRHQGMISRCLFRFCPHQSDLEDLVQDSFIKAYRKLHLWKPTAPFENWLRRIAYNTGHDYFRRSKRTPTALSSLGEESNELMLGRIEDRSNIQEEYQVTEQVQQLLSELPADDRLLLTMHYLEERPLAEVAEATGWTLSKTKVKSFRAKNKLRKLLNRYDISE, encoded by the coding sequence ATGGAATCGGATACTGTAACAGATCAACAACTGGTAATGCGCGCTCGCGATGGAGAATTAGCTGCCTTCGATGAACTCGTTATCAGGCACCAGGGAATGATCTCCCGATGTCTATTTCGGTTTTGTCCACATCAGTCCGATCTCGAAGATTTGGTGCAAGATTCTTTCATCAAAGCCTACCGTAAGCTCCATCTCTGGAAACCAACCGCACCTTTTGAAAACTGGCTCCGTCGAATCGCTTATAATACAGGCCACGATTACTTCCGACGTTCCAAACGAACTCCCACAGCTCTTTCATCGCTTGGTGAAGAATCTAACGAGTTGATGTTAGGACGAATTGAGGACCGGAGCAATATTCAAGAAGAATACCAGGTTACAGAGCAAGTTCAGCAACTTCTCTCCGAACTTCCGGCGGATGACCGACTTTTATTAACCATGCACTACCTTGAAGAAAGGCCTTTGGCGGAAGTTGCCGAAGCCACCGGGTGGACTCTTTCAAAAACCAAAGTAAAAAGCTTTCGAGCAAAGAATAAATTACGTAAATTATTAAATCGTTATGACATCTCCGAATAA